In a genomic window of Helianthus annuus cultivar XRQ/B chromosome 10, HanXRQr2.0-SUNRISE, whole genome shotgun sequence:
- the LOC110881803 gene encoding uncharacterized protein LOC110881803: MTIRHEMADVVNVNDDDEARRNEMRTMIVEEVEKAIEAGIPRLAQEVEGQVLGVIDTLVTSKVEELKAMINELQTKKSTRRYTYKEFMACNPLPYKGEIDPIAYQRWILSTEAVFVRSRCEVEDQVMFVTGLLQLQAKDWWDAHSKDLGDDKVMLTWQEFKEPFLKYHSPQSTLDKIQEDFLRLRQKDETIIEITNKFLKKAEYRGFVNPSKCATLNELIDWARDREIELRRQVERGEKRVAEKPTNTNPSKKAKYQDQNRKGKTSSGIPTCKTCGKHHSGECCWERKGAINVGKRDIRHIKAECPKLQQGAKKDGKKDESSKARGRMFQLTSDKAKTSPDVVSGIFLVNSMPMNVLFDSGASRSFISNELFVHPSFKLEKMLVPIEVEVADTKSYMLHDICRNCKILIEDEEFNIDLIPMYMGEFKVVVGMDWLA; the protein is encoded by the exons ATGACGATAAGGCATGAA ATGGCTGATGTGGTAAATGTAAATGATGACGATGAAGCACGCCGAAATGAAATGAGAACAATGATTGTGGAAGAAGTAGAGAAAGCGATTGAAGCTGGTATTCCTCGACTAGCTCAAGAGGTGGAAGGTCAAGTATTGGGGGTAATCGATACTTTAGTAACGTCCAAGGTGGAAGAACTAAAAGCGATGATTAATGAACTACAAACAAAGAAAAGTACACGAAGGTACacgtacaaggaattcatggcatgTAACCCCTTGCCGTACAAAGGGGAAATTGACCCGATAGCTTATCAAAGATGGATTTTAAGCACCGAGGCAGTGTTTGTACGAAGTAGATGTGAAGtggaggatcaagtgatgtttgTTACAGGTCTCCTACAACTCCAAGCAAAGGATTGGTGGGACGCACATTCGAAGGATTTGGGGGATGACAAAGTAATGTTAACATGGCAAGAGTTCAAGGAACCATTTCTGAAATATCATAGCCCACAATCCACACTTGATAAGATTCAAGAAGACTTCTTACGTCTTCGACAAAAGGATGAAACGATCATCGAAATAACAAATAAGTTCCTTAAGAAG GCTGAATATCGGGGGTTTGTAAATCCCTCCAAGTGTGCAACGTTGAATGAATTAATTGACTGGGCAAGAGATAGGGAGATCGAGTTAAGAAGGCAAGTTGAACGGGGAGAGAAAAGGGTGGCGGAGAAGCCCACCAACACAAACCCATCGAAAAAGGCAAAATATCAAGATCAAAACAGGAAAGGGAAGACAAGTAGTGGGATTCCGACTTGCAAGACATGTGGGAAGCATCATTCGGGTGAATGTTGTTGGGAAAGAAAGGGTGCTATAAATGTGGGCAAGAGGGACATCC GGCACATTAAAGCGGAATGTCCGAAACTCCAACAAGGGGCAAAGAAAGATGGAAAGAAGGATGAGTCTTCTAAGGCTCGTGGGAGGATGTTCCAGTTAACCTCGGATAAAGCTAAGACTAGCCcggatgtggtctcaggtatattcttGGTTAATTCTATGCCTATGAatgtattatttgattccgggGCTAGTAGATCGTTTATTTCTAATGAATTGTTTGTTCATCCATCGTTTAAGCTTGAAAAGATGTTAGTGCCCATAGAAGTGGAAGTTGCTGATACTAAAAGCTATATGTTACATGATATTTGTAGAAACTGTAAGATCTTAATCGAAGATGAGGAATTTAATATAGATCTTATCCCGATGTACATGGGGGAATTTAAAGTAgttgtaggaatggattggctgGCCTAA